One window from the genome of Hydra vulgaris chromosome 02, alternate assembly HydraT2T_AEP encodes:
- the LOC136075796 gene encoding uncharacterized protein LOC136075796 → MQTPRKYGKWKVENLKKAVEAIKQGEISLNEAAYEFCIPKATLSRHINEKNKVAVANVKFHGRLTTLPNEIETELADHCLLLESMYFGLRIDDLRRLAFDIAEANNITHNFNKQTRMAGKKWYYAFMQRHPQLSLRGPELTSIARAQGFNKERVQSFFNLLSKLYMEEKLTPDRLYNMDETSLSTVQDGQIKIISARGKKRVGIMTSSERGNSVTDVVCISAAGFYVPPMLIYKRKRMKPEITNGAPPGTVFSTQEKGWMSNEGFLDWLNHFIKVVKPLKQSKVLLILDGHVTHSKNLAAINLARNAGVRMVSLPPHTTHRLQPLDVAFFGPLGTYYDEAMRKWMRSHIYYN, encoded by the coding sequence atgCAAACACCACGAAAATATGGAAAATGGAAAgtagaaaacttgaaaaaggCTGTTGAAGCAATAAAACAAGGAGAAATCAGCTTAAATGAAGCCGCTTATGAATTTTGTATTCCAAAAGCAACTTTGTCAAGgcatataaatgaaaaaaacaaagttgctGTTGCAAATGTGAAATTTCATGGTCGACTTACCACCTTACCTAATGAAATTGAAACAGAACTAGCTGATCACTGTTTATTATTAGAATCGATGTACTTTGGATTAAGGATTGATGATCTTCGTCGTCTAGCATTTGATATTGCGGAAGCTAACAACATCACacataattttaacaaacaaacacgAATGGCAGGAAAAAAGTGGTATTATGCATTTATGCAAAGGCACCCACAACTGTCGCTTCGTGGGCCTGAATTAACATCAATTGCACGTGCACAAGGTTTTAATAAAGAGCGAGTGCaatctttctttaatttactttcaaaGTTATACATGGAAGAAAAGTTAACTCCAGACAGACTTTATAATATGGATGAAACTAGTTTATCAACAGTACAAGATGGtcagataaaaattattagtgcAAGGGGCAAAAAACGAGTTGGAATTATGACTAGTAGTGAACGAGGAAATTCAGTAACAGATGTAGTTTGTATATCTGCAGCAGGATTTTATGTTCCAccaatgttaatatataaacgCAAAAGAATGAAGCCAGAAATAACAAATGGTGCACCTCCAGGAACTGTATTTAGTACTCAAGAGAAAGGATGGATGTCAAATGAAGGTTTTTTAGATTGGCTCAATCATTTCATTAAAGTTGTTAAACctttaaaacaatcaaaagttTTGTTGATACTTGATGGTCATGTTacacattcaaaaaatttggcAGCGATAAATCTAGCACGAAATGCTGGAGTGCGTATGGTATCACTACCTCCCCATACTACACACAGACTGCAACCATTAGACGTTGCGTTCTTTGGACCACTTGGTACATACTATGATGAAGCTATGCGAAAATGGATGCGGTCACATATATATTACAACTAG